The genomic interval CGGACCAGCGAGCCCAGGTGTTCCTGCGGAGGCCGATCCAGGTGTAATCGGTCACCAGCGAGTGGATGTCCCGGTTCTCGGGCATGTTCCTCGCGCTGGCGAGGTCGGTGTGCTCGGATCGGCAGTGCGTCCTGGCCTCGTGCCACGTCGTCCGCGCTGCCGCCAAGACGAACTTGGAGGGATGTTTCTctgagagagaaataaagtAGGACGATGGGTCGGACTTTGTGGTGCACGGCCACTTGTTTACTTCAAAACAAAACGGCAACAATTTCCTTTTTGacctttattttactttgcCTCTATATTTTACTGATGAAGACCCCATAAGTGGTCTGTTTAACACCTTCATATCCAACTAACAAAAGCTTTTAATCCGGCCGACCTGCTTTCTTTGTGTTGTGACTCCTAACTTGACTCAGCAGAACTCTTTGTTACCATCGTAGCAGACGGCCGGGTATGTATCCGAACACTCTCTGTCGGCCCACAGCCCGTCGGCCCTGATCACCGCGCACGTCTCGTTGGAGCTCTTGAGGTCCGGCCGGCCTTCATTCCAGTGGGTAAACTCGTCGCTCAAGTCTTCGCCCCCCAGCGACCACTTCCATCCCTTCAGGTCGTCGAGGAGGCCGATCCAGGCGTGGCTTCCGGCGTCCTGCACTGCGCTCTTCATTCGCGCGTTTTCCTCCGGACTTGCGACGGTGGCGAGGTCAGTGAAGGCCTCCCGGCAGTGGGTCTGAGCTTCAGCCCAGGTCTTCACCATGTCTACGTGGTGGTACTCTCTGAAGACCGCGGACTGAGCGGACAGCCCTGATGCACGGAGGGACGACATGCGTTCACTCGTTGCGTCAAAGGACGACCACCGTTAGATGTGTGTTATTGTCGTGTTGTTGCATTGAGTAAAGGGTTCGGGTCACTTCATCGCACCGCGTCGAACACGTGCGAATGACTCACCTGAGACAGCGAGCACCAACAGCAGCGTCTTCATCACGCTGCGAATAAAGGTTGTTTTCACAAGTTAAAATGCCTAAAACTCTTAATGTGCACAGACAAAGGGCATTTTTAGAACAAACGTGTCAAGAGCAAACCTATTTGATTTTGCATAATGATGATTCTTTGGAGTTGTGCTTTTAAATCCATCATAAAAAACGAATCCATTCAAACGGTTCGAGTGATGAGCACTTTTGGGAAGTGAACGTTTTAAATCTTCTATATCTCCCGTACACGTGACAGGTGTAATTATTGTGCGTATAAAACTCCTCTGGCTTCTGAGCGAAAGCGTCTCAGAAGCCAGAGGATCATTACTCCTACCTCGGAGGAACCAGCTgttgcttctcttcttctcaccTTGAACTTTTAGTTCACATTCACTCACTTTTATCCCCTTTGGTCCCTCCGTCACCACGGTGATTATGCAAAGCAATGTTATTGATTTGATCCTCCCTGCAGGATGTAGGAACATACAAATGAGGGAGTGAAATTGAGCGTGATTCTGTCTTGAAGAACATTATGACCCAACAGGCGTGAAAGCAAAGCACTTGTTATGAACATtagaattgatttattttaaaataagcaACATTACATGATCATTTAACAGTACAAGTGAAAGCTGTGCATTCAAAACCGAATTCAAGTCTTAAAAAGCTATGTAGACTAAAGTATACTTAAAATAAAGAACAGATCAAGTAtgaatcttttttattttaaagcagtATATCTGggattaattaaataattttctCCTTTTAAGAATCTATTACTTCTGTTTAACAGAGAGCCATCTGGTAACGTTGGCCGGGACACACATTTGCTTTAAGTGGTTTAGGAAACACTTAAGTAAATATGTAAAACCAAAGTCTTCCTCTCAGTGGAGATTTATTAGCAAAGCTTGAACTCAAATTTTCATTTACTATCAGGTGGTGAAATGAAGCATTCGACCTTCTGCTCCGGGGTCACTCACGTGATTAAAAAGGACATACTATACACATTCCTCAGATTTCCTTCTTCCCTAAACGTTTGATGTCTACCATCCGGTTTGTGAATTGGGTCGAACACATACTCATTTGTGGGTAAACTAAAGATAACCAACAGTCATTAGAATCCTCTGCATAGTTGAAGCATCTTTGGTGATATTTATCTGCCGTGCATCACACAGACGGGACCTGTGCAGATGGTGAACTTAATTGACCTTTCGACcccacgtgaccccccccccccagccgcgTTAAAGCTGACAGCTCCCAGTAACGGAACAGACGGACAAGTCTGTCTCTGAGGAGACGGAGGTGTTTAAACTGATTAAACGACTTGGAGCGCCCCCTAGTGGTTTGTTTTGATCCGCAATAAAGGGTTTGATCTTGATATATAAAGTTGTTtagcaaataaaacaaatgaaacaaatgaaaaatgtccgTAATGCTGCAACACTATTTGAATAATATTGTAATTTTCTTAATTTAGTTTCTTAGAGGACTTCCCAATGTGTGCTGAGTGATGCTGCTGAGTTGAAGAGGTGAGGCCAATGGACCGTTTCCACGGCCTGTTTCACTGCCGTTGGAGGGTAAACAGGTGTAATGGATCACATTATGACTCCGTCCTTTTTAGTGTGTCGCTGTCACTCCCGCGAGCCCGCGTGCTGAATACCAGGG from Gasterosteus aculeatus chromosome 10, fGasAcu3.hap1.1, whole genome shotgun sequence carries:
- the LOC120827087 gene encoding C-type mannose receptor 2, producing MKTLLLVLAVSGLSAQSAVFREYHHVDMVKTWAEAQTHCREAFTDLATVASPEENARMKSAVQDAGSHAWIGLLDDLKGWKWSLGGEDLSDEFTHWNEGRPDLKSSNETCAVIRADGLWADRECSDTYPAVCYDEKHPSKFVLAAARTTWHEARTHCRSEHTDLASARNMPENRDIHSLVTDYTWIGLRRNTWARWSDQSPRTFTNWDESQPSRTRQAGDSCAAVGSAAGTWWDVGCGATNHFVCEKVYTRKQQTFKMKMRSEADVNDPAVQRQLLEQLHAKLEKHGLSDFKLRWTVSPHKEPEKKT